AATATTTCGGTCCAGGTTCACACGGATCCACATATGGCGGTAACCCGCTCGCTGTCACTGCAGCCCAGACGGTCGTGGATCATGTATTTGATGAAGCATTCCTTGAAGAAGTCCGGCAAAAATCCGCTTACCTTCGCGAACAGCTCGCTTCACTCTTCGGACTCTCGCAGGTAACCTGCATTCAGGGAAAAGGGTTAATGCTTGGCATCGTGCTGAGTACTGAAGCTGCACCGATTGTTAAAAAAGCAGAGGAAAACGGCTTGCTGCTCGTACCCGCAGGACCAAACGTGATCCGGCTGCTTCCCCCGCTTACTGTCAGCTATGAAGAGTGCAAACAGGCTGCTTCATTGCTTGAGAAGACGATGATGCAGGTGGAGTATACGGTGAGTTGAGGATTGGGGTTTTAGGAGGTTCGGAGAATAATCGTGGATGTTCGGAGAAAAACGTTGTGTGTTCGTAGAATGCCGTTGTGTGTTCGGAGAAAAACACCTGACGTTCGTAGAAAAAACACGATGGTTCTTAGAATAGTGTAATTTGACCTATACCATCCACCTCTCACTCACACCATCAAATCTAAATACCAGCTGTCCCGGAAGCCAACACCTTCCCGGACAGTATTCTTATTCACACAAATGAATAAAATTACATTATTATTTATATTTATTCATAAAACCACGGACTTTTACATCCATTCAAGCGTTGATTGGAGTGAAAGGCGGCGACTCCAACGGGATAAAACGGACAGGTGAGACCCCGCAAGCGAAGCTGAGGAGGCTCAGCGCCGTTCCCGTGGAAAGCGTCCGCCTGTAACGGAGATCATAAGCGATTACTTACTATCATTTAATTTAAAGGAGGCGGTTCTCATGAAAGGAACGCTGTCACTGTCTAACGGACAGTCATTTGAAGGAGCATGGAAAGGCGCAGTGAAAGACGTACAGGGAGAAATCGTCTTCTTCACCGGCATGACCGGCTATGAGGAAGTGCTGACTGACCCTTCTTATCATGGACAAATTATCGTTTTTTCTTACCCCCTGATGGGTCAATACGGTATTCAGGAAGCTAATCTTGAATCAAAAAAAATTCAGCCGGCAGGCATCATTGTCACTGAATTATATGAAGGCACACTCGAGCGCGGCGTATCACTTTTAGAGTTTGCCGTGATGCATAATGTCCCCATTATGTCGGGCGTGGATACGCGCTCTGTGATTCAGACAATCCGCGAAGACGGCACAATGCAGGCAGTGATGCAGCTTGAAGGAAAGCCGCTTCCTGCCTGGGAGCCGATCCGCACATTTGTCGTGCCGCACGTGACTGCAAAGACTGCAGTAACGCACGGTGAGGGATTCCCTCATATTGGCCTGATTGACTTTGGCTATAAGAAATCAATTTTACAGGCACTGCTTGACCGCGGCTGTAAAGTGACGGTCTTCCCTTATACAGTATCGACAAATGAACTGATGGACGTTCCTTTAGATGGATTACTGTTCTCAAACGGGCCGGGGGATCCTGCATCTCTTATGCATAAAATTGATGATTACCGCGCTTGGGCGAATGCTTATCCGACACTCGGGATCTGTCTTGGCCACCAGCTGCTTGCGATTGCATTTGGCGCATCCACTGAGAAGCTGGCGTTTGGTCATCGCGGGGCGAATCATCCGGTTATGAACCTGAAAACGAAGCGCGTGAGCATGAGTTCTCAAAATCATAGCTACGTTGTAAAAATGAATTCTATTCCTTCTAATGTAGAGGTTTTATATACAAACGTAAATGACAGCAGCGTTGAAGGTCTGCAGCATAAAGAGCTGCCGCTGTTAACCGTTCAGTTCCACCCTGAAGCTTCTCCGGGACCGGCTGAACACCATGAAGTATTTGATGAGTTTTTCAATCTGATTCAACAGGAAAAGAAGGTGTCGCAACATGCCTAAACAACAGGATATAAAAAAAGTATTAGTGATTGGTTCAGGTGCCATTGTGATCGGACAGGCTGCAGAGTTTGATTATT
This region of Jeotgalibacillus malaysiensis genomic DNA includes:
- a CDS encoding carbamoyl phosphate synthase small subunit, with the translated sequence MKGTLSLSNGQSFEGAWKGAVKDVQGEIVFFTGMTGYEEVLTDPSYHGQIIVFSYPLMGQYGIQEANLESKKIQPAGIIVTELYEGTLERGVSLLEFAVMHNVPIMSGVDTRSVIQTIREDGTMQAVMQLEGKPLPAWEPIRTFVVPHVTAKTAVTHGEGFPHIGLIDFGYKKSILQALLDRGCKVTVFPYTVSTNELMDVPLDGLLFSNGPGDPASLMHKIDDYRAWANAYPTLGICLGHQLLAIAFGASTEKLAFGHRGANHPVMNLKTKRVSMSSQNHSYVVKMNSIPSNVEVLYTNVNDSSVEGLQHKELPLLTVQFHPEASPGPAEHHEVFDEFFNLIQQEKKVSQHA